The region TTGCGTGTAGGCCATTTGATTACCGATATCGAAATCAATACAGCGTTCTAACTCAGGGAAGGGACCCCCACTAAAAGCAAACTCAGTGATATAGAGAATATCGACTGTGCCTTTGCTCATTTCTCGAAGCCCCACTTCAACCGGATGAAAACCGCCACGCTCGCTACTGTAGGTACTGTCACGAAAATGAACTGTGATAAACCCAGTGGCGTCTTGCGTTTGGTTTAGTTGCTGTTGTAAGAGCTCAAGAAACTTAGGTGAAACAGGAACGGCACGATGTGCCTGACTGAAAGTTAATGTGTTCATGGTGATGACCTTTTATTGAACGGTAGAAAACGGAAACGAAGACCACACTTCGACGATGCTAAGCGTGGTGTGGTCGTATAGCCCTTGATGAATCTGTTTAAGGAGGGAATCTTGCCAGGAGTGGTAGAGCTCCTGGATTGAGGGATGATTCAGTTCCACATGGCCCAAATCAGGCTGGTGGAATTGGTTATGAAGAAAATCAAAGTTCAGGTTGGGGTGAAGCGTGTTGTTGGATGGACTTTCTTTATTGAACGTTTGAATACGGTTAATGAACCACTCCTTATCGAACACGCGCACAAGCTCGATATCCACCGGGTGCGGACCAAGCCCAGCCGACAAATAAGGACGATGAACTAGCGTC is a window of Vibrio porteresiae DSM 19223 DNA encoding:
- a CDS encoding DUF2787 domain-containing protein — encoded protein: MNTLTFSQAHRAVPVSPKFLELLQQQLNQTQDATGFITVHFRDSTYSSERGGFHPVEVGLREMSKGTVDILYITEFAFSGGPFPELERCIDFDIGNQMAYTQMCGWQDIQHREVRELYQFWETNFLNYVEDGCLDEIQVRVN
- a CDS encoding DUF2787 family protein, producing MNPFNAPINSPLLTCITPLLKDIAPQVYKAKVTLVHRPYLSAGLGPHPVDIELVRVFDKEWFINRIQTFNKESPSNNTLHPNLNFDFLHNQFHQPDLGHVELNHPSIQELYHSWQDSLLKQIHQGLYDHTTLSIVEVWSSFPFSTVQ